In one window of Comamonas testosteroni DNA:
- a CDS encoding RNA polymerase sigma factor FliA, translating into MYTAKGQLDRDALIRQHVPLVRRIALHMIAKLPPNVELDDLIQVGMIGLAEALSRFESEQGVQFDTFASQRIRGAMLDELREGDWMSRSSRKSQKEIEQALNRLEQRLGRPPLESEIAAELGMALDDYQSLLGKVRGTQLVYLEDIGGGDGDDGDDYLERHVADSGADPFALLRDQRMRCALVEAIKALPEREQYVMGMYYEHDMNLKEIAAVLGVTESRVCQLHSQAIARLRTKMRSH; encoded by the coding sequence ATGTACACCGCCAAAGGCCAACTCGACCGCGACGCGCTGATTCGTCAGCATGTGCCGCTTGTGCGTCGGATTGCCTTGCACATGATCGCCAAACTGCCACCGAATGTCGAACTGGATGATTTGATCCAGGTCGGCATGATCGGTCTGGCCGAAGCGCTGTCGCGCTTCGAGAGCGAGCAAGGCGTGCAATTCGACACTTTCGCCAGCCAGCGCATCCGTGGTGCCATGCTGGACGAACTGCGCGAAGGCGACTGGATGAGCCGCAGTTCGCGCAAAAGCCAGAAGGAAATCGAGCAGGCGCTCAACCGCCTGGAGCAGCGTCTGGGACGGCCCCCGCTGGAGTCGGAAATCGCGGCCGAGCTGGGCATGGCCTTGGACGACTATCAGTCCCTGCTAGGCAAGGTGCGAGGCACGCAGCTGGTCTATCTCGAGGACATAGGCGGAGGTGACGGCGACGATGGCGACGATTATCTGGAGCGGCATGTGGCCGACTCGGGTGCCGACCCCTTTGCCTTGCTGCGTGACCAGCGCATGCGCTGCGCATTGGTCGAGGCCATCAAGGCCCTGCCGGAGCGCGAGCAGTACGTGATGGGCATGTACTACGAGCACGACATGAACCTCAAGGAGATCGCCGCCGTGCTCGGCGTGACCGAATCGCGGGTCTGCCAGCTGCACAGCCAGGCCATTGCCCGCCTGCGCACCAAGATGCGCTCGCATTGA
- a CDS encoding flagellin, with amino-acid sequence MAAIINTNIQSLNAQRSLSSSQSQLATSMQRLSSGLRINSAKDDAAGLAIAERMTTQVRGLTVAMRNANDGISLAQTAEGALGSVGSNLQRIRELAVQSRNATNSEEDRAALDAEVQQLKAEISRIARDTSFNGTKLLDGSFTNMAFQVGANQGQTIDVNSIADSRIDKLGEWKSVPTPSKSEAFGTFTGGSVTGTTSDDYEFSLVLDGNSLPPIVVATGQTKDPAVTGQDLDAAWAAFSTTTEGAGYKLSGTFAAGTAVISKLDGTPLVITSTSTGGTGGTNTPPALNTAFETTFSNGQITQNKTGFDDLNVKDPHESDNAIVAMDAALRAINGARADLGAIQSRFETTVENLSVNTENLSASRSRIMDADFAAETANLSRTQILQQAGTAMVAQANQLPQQVLKLLQG; translated from the coding sequence ATGGCAGCCATCATCAATACCAATATCCAGTCGCTCAATGCACAGCGCAGTCTGAGCTCATCTCAAAGCCAGCTGGCTACCTCCATGCAGCGCCTGTCCTCGGGCTTGCGCATCAACAGCGCCAAGGACGATGCCGCTGGCCTGGCCATTGCTGAACGCATGACCACGCAGGTGCGCGGTCTCACGGTTGCAATGCGCAATGCCAATGACGGCATCTCGCTGGCACAAACGGCTGAAGGTGCGCTGGGCTCGGTTGGCAGCAACCTGCAACGCATTCGCGAACTGGCCGTGCAGTCGCGCAACGCCACCAATTCGGAAGAGGATCGTGCGGCGTTGGATGCGGAAGTTCAGCAACTCAAAGCTGAAATCAGCCGAATTGCACGCGACACCTCATTCAATGGCACCAAGCTGCTGGATGGCTCGTTCACAAATATGGCTTTCCAAGTGGGCGCCAATCAAGGGCAAACGATTGATGTCAATAGCATTGCCGATTCAAGAATTGACAAGCTTGGCGAATGGAAATCCGTGCCGACGCCGAGCAAAAGTGAAGCATTTGGCACATTCACGGGCGGATCTGTTACGGGCACCACAAGTGATGATTACGAGTTCTCCCTTGTACTTGACGGGAACTCGCTCCCCCCGATTGTTGTTGCGACTGGACAAACCAAAGACCCAGCAGTAACAGGTCAAGATCTTGACGCAGCATGGGCTGCTTTCTCTACGACAACTGAAGGTGCTGGATACAAGCTTTCGGGCACCTTTGCTGCCGGAACGGCCGTGATTTCCAAGCTGGACGGAACTCCTCTTGTCATTACGAGCACAAGCACCGGCGGAACCGGTGGCACCAATACCCCCCCTGCTCTGAACACCGCCTTCGAGACGACCTTCAGCAACGGTCAGATCACACAAAACAAAACTGGCTTTGACGATTTGAACGTCAAAGACCCTCACGAGTCTGACAACGCCATCGTGGCCATGGATGCCGCTCTGCGCGCCATCAATGGTGCACGAGCAGATCTGGGTGCTATCCAAAGCCGGTTTGAAACCACGGTCGAGAATCTGAGCGTCAACACGGAAAACCTGTCTGCCTCTCGCAGCCGCATCATGGATGCCGACTTTGCCGCAGAAACCGCCAATCTGAGCCGCACACAGATTCTGCAGCAGGCCGGCACAGCTATGGTGGCACAGGCCAATCAGCTGCCGCAGCAAGTGCTCAAGCTGCTGCAAGGCTGA
- the fliS gene encoding flagellar export chaperone FliS, whose product MFSPANARAMSAYRQVGVQSMVDSASPQQLIKMLFDGLLASINAARGAIERGDISEKVRHIGKAVRILQEGLLGALDREKGGELAGNLASLYEYCTTRLTLANARNDASMVDEVAGLVSTVAQGWNEITNAPAPAAA is encoded by the coding sequence ATGTTTTCCCCAGCCAATGCGCGCGCAATGTCGGCTTACCGTCAGGTGGGTGTGCAATCCATGGTGGACAGCGCATCGCCTCAGCAGTTGATCAAGATGCTGTTTGATGGCCTGTTGGCCTCCATCAATGCGGCACGCGGTGCGATCGAGCGCGGTGATATCAGTGAGAAAGTGCGCCATATCGGCAAGGCGGTGCGCATTCTGCAGGAGGGCCTGCTGGGCGCGCTGGACCGCGAAAAAGGGGGCGAGCTGGCCGGCAACCTGGCCTCGCTCTATGAGTACTGCACCACCCGATTGACCTTGGCCAATGCCCGCAACGATGCAAGCATGGTCGATGAAGTCGCAGGCCTTGTGAGCACGGTGGCACAGGGCTGGAATGAAATAACCAATGCACCAGCACCCGCTGCTGCCTAA
- the cheY gene encoding chemotaxis response regulator CheY: MANALRFLIVDDFSTMRRIVRNLLKESGFADADEAEDGVVAITKLRASKFDFVVTDINMPNMNGFQLLTEIKQDEKLKHLPVLMVTAEARKEDIVAAAQGGAAGYIVKPFTKATLEEKVNLIIKKLDL, from the coding sequence GTGGCTAATGCCCTGCGATTTTTGATTGTTGACGACTTCTCCACCATGCGCCGCATCGTGCGCAATCTGCTCAAGGAGAGTGGCTTTGCCGATGCCGATGAAGCTGAAGATGGTGTGGTTGCCATCACCAAGCTGCGTGCTAGCAAGTTCGACTTTGTGGTGACCGACATCAACATGCCGAACATGAACGGCTTTCAGCTGCTCACCGAGATCAAGCAGGATGAAAAGCTCAAGCATCTTCCGGTGCTGATGGTGACTGCTGAAGCCCGCAAGGAAGATATCGTGGCTGCTGCCCAGGGCGGCGCGGCCGGCTATATCGTCAAGCCCTTCACCAAGGCCACTCTGGAAGAGAAGGTCAATCTCATCATCAAGAAACTCGATCTCTGA
- the motA gene encoding flagellar motor stator protein MotA, with translation MLVLIGYIVAFGCIFGMYVLHGGSVGVLVKALPFEMVTIGGGALGAFIVSNQPKVLKATAKAIPSALKPSRYNKARYMEVMALLYELLQKARKEGLMSIESDVEDPQSSTVFQNYPQLMADHHVVEFLTDYLRMMVSGNLNSHEIEALMDSEIEAHHAEAHAPVMALNRLAGALPAFGIIAAVLGVVNTMAFVGQPPAVLGGMIASALVGTFLGILLAYALVEPMAALLEQRAQDAAKEFECIKATLLASMQGYNPGTAIEFGRKVLFSTERPGFLELETHVKGKK, from the coding sequence ATGCTTGTTCTCATCGGTTATATCGTTGCCTTCGGCTGCATCTTCGGCATGTATGTGCTGCACGGCGGCAGCGTGGGCGTTCTTGTCAAGGCGCTGCCGTTCGAGATGGTGACCATTGGCGGTGGCGCTCTGGGCGCTTTCATCGTCAGCAACCAGCCCAAGGTGCTCAAGGCCACTGCCAAGGCGATTCCCTCGGCGCTCAAGCCCTCGCGCTATAACAAGGCGCGCTATATGGAAGTGATGGCGCTTCTGTACGAGCTGCTGCAGAAGGCGCGCAAGGAAGGCCTGATGTCGATCGAGTCCGATGTGGAGGATCCGCAGTCGTCGACGGTGTTTCAGAACTATCCGCAGCTGATGGCCGACCACCATGTCGTCGAGTTCCTCACCGACTATCTGCGCATGATGGTCTCGGGCAATCTGAACTCTCACGAGATTGAAGCGCTGATGGACAGCGAAATCGAAGCCCATCATGCCGAGGCCCATGCGCCGGTGATGGCTCTGAATCGTCTGGCGGGCGCCTTGCCGGCCTTCGGCATTATTGCAGCGGTGCTGGGTGTGGTGAACACCATGGCTTTCGTGGGGCAGCCCCCGGCAGTGCTGGGCGGGATGATTGCCTCGGCGCTGGTGGGTACCTTCCTCGGGATTTTGCTGGCCTATGCGCTGGTGGAGCCTATGGCTGCGCTGTTGGAGCAGCGTGCCCAGGATGCGGCCAAGGAGTTCGAGTGCATCAAGGCGACGCTACTGGCCAGCATGCAGGGCTACAACCCGGGCACGGCCATCGAGTTCGGCCGCAAGGTGCTGTTCTCCACCGAGCGTCCAGGCTTTCTGGAGCTGGAGACGCACGTCAAGGGCAAGAAGTAA
- a CDS encoding protein phosphatase CheZ — protein MSSDQASANVHYKIGVLTRQLHNSLNELGYADRLRGSAGELPDAQSRLSYIARLTGEAANKVLGQVEVTQSCQDALAERTRAMRAELIKDPVAAVAKGRVMNYLQEVEEGTEQTNSHLTEIMMAQDFHDLTGQVIARVVALAADLESQLLELLIQTSPDAEQMPALAPVEAAHPKLAGPVVDPENTTDVVTSQSQVDDLLASLGF, from the coding sequence ATGAGCAGCGACCAGGCTTCCGCCAACGTCCACTACAAGATTGGCGTACTCACGCGCCAGTTGCATAACTCGCTCAATGAGCTGGGCTATGCGGACCGTTTGCGCGGCAGTGCGGGGGAGCTTCCCGATGCGCAAAGCCGTCTGTCCTATATCGCCCGTCTGACGGGAGAAGCTGCCAACAAGGTGCTGGGTCAGGTCGAGGTGACGCAGAGCTGCCAGGATGCGCTGGCCGAGCGTACCCGTGCCATGCGTGCAGAACTCATCAAGGATCCTGTGGCTGCGGTGGCCAAGGGGCGCGTGATGAACTATCTGCAGGAGGTGGAGGAAGGTACGGAGCAGACCAATAGCCATCTGACCGAGATCATGATGGCGCAGGACTTCCACGACCTCACCGGTCAGGTGATTGCTCGTGTGGTGGCGCTGGCGGCCGATCTGGAGTCGCAGCTGCTGGAGCTGCTGATCCAGACCTCGCCGGATGCTGAGCAGATGCCGGCCCTGGCGCCCGTGGAAGCCGCGCACCCCAAGCTGGCCGGCCCGGTGGTGGATCCCGAAAACACCACCGACGTGGTGACTTCGCAGTCCCAGGTGGATGATCTGCTGGCCAGTCTTGGCTTTTAA
- the fliE gene encoding flagellar hook-basal body complex protein FliE, whose product MDLKIPAINPAQLGNQLTKVGSAGTAPVAGGFGQALQNALQSVSAAQNHSGQLQREVQLENPAVSLEQTMVAMQKSQIGFQATLHVRNRLVQAYSDVMNMQV is encoded by the coding sequence ATGGACCTGAAGATCCCTGCAATCAACCCCGCCCAACTGGGCAACCAGCTCACCAAGGTCGGCAGCGCCGGCACTGCGCCCGTGGCCGGCGGCTTCGGTCAGGCCCTGCAAAATGCACTGCAATCGGTGAGCGCCGCTCAAAACCATTCCGGCCAGCTGCAGCGCGAAGTGCAGCTGGAAAACCCCGCCGTCAGCCTTGAGCAGACCATGGTGGCCATGCAAAAATCGCAGATCGGCTTTCAGGCCACGCTGCATGTGCGCAACCGCCTGGTGCAGGCCTACTCCGATGTAATGAATATGCAGGTGTGA
- a CDS encoding flagellin: MAMTINTNIQSLNAQRNLGASQSSLSTSMQRLSSGMRINSAKDDAAGLAIASRMQTQITGLNQAQRNANDGVSLAQTAEGALSTIGNNLQRMRELSVQSANATNSASDRAAMQKEVKALTDEIDRVASTTSFNGTKLLDGGFKNASFQVGANKGETIDFTAIGSTRTSELGKFYQAKVTSGTLDGSNTVDLSAIKINGVALGTDTAATADAKTMVDAINSAGIDGVSAKITGPTTMAATAQTAAAATGTITINNKTTASFTTTGNAATDRQLAVDAINNMSAQTGVIAKDNGSGVDLVAADGRNIDLSYGTFTEANFGMAAAGISETTYEVSYAGESGKQLKIEGTIAGSGLTVANTNVARTGSSLSQLDVSTVAGANTALESIDAALTQINNTRAELGAMQNRFESVVSNLSVNSENLSASKSRIMDADFASETANLSRSQILQQAGTAMVAQANQLPQGVLSLLR, encoded by the coding sequence ATGGCAATGACCATCAACACCAATATCCAGTCGCTCAACGCACAGCGCAACCTGGGTGCTTCGCAATCTTCGCTGTCCACTTCCATGCAGCGCCTGTCTTCCGGTATGCGCATCAATAGCGCCAAGGATGATGCTGCTGGTCTGGCCATTGCATCGCGCATGCAAACCCAGATCACAGGCCTGAATCAAGCCCAACGTAATGCAAACGATGGAGTTTCTTTGGCGCAAACCGCTGAAGGCGCTTTGAGTACCATCGGCAATAATTTGCAGCGTATGCGCGAGCTGTCTGTGCAGTCGGCCAACGCGACCAATAGCGCAAGCGATCGTGCAGCTATGCAAAAAGAAGTCAAGGCATTGACCGATGAGATCGATCGTGTGGCTTCGACAACAAGCTTCAATGGCACCAAATTGTTGGATGGTGGTTTCAAGAATGCCTCTTTCCAAGTCGGGGCAAACAAAGGTGAAACCATCGATTTCACAGCTATCGGCAGCACTCGCACCAGCGAGCTGGGTAAGTTCTACCAAGCCAAGGTGACCTCCGGCACCTTGGATGGTTCGAACACTGTTGACTTGAGCGCAATCAAGATTAATGGCGTTGCGTTGGGGACAGATACGGCGGCTACGGCAGATGCCAAGACCATGGTGGATGCGATCAACTCTGCAGGGATTGATGGTGTGTCTGCAAAAATTACTGGCCCGACAACGATGGCTGCAACTGCGCAGACGGCTGCAGCAGCTACTGGCACTATTACCATTAATAACAAGACGACGGCCTCCTTTACCACTACCGGTAATGCCGCCACGGATCGACAACTGGCAGTGGATGCCATTAACAATATGTCGGCCCAAACCGGCGTGATTGCCAAGGACAACGGTTCGGGGGTTGACTTAGTTGCTGCTGATGGGCGAAATATTGACCTATCCTATGGAACATTTACGGAAGCCAACTTCGGTATGGCTGCCGCAGGTATTTCAGAGACAACCTATGAAGTTTCCTATGCGGGTGAGTCCGGTAAGCAACTGAAGATTGAGGGCACTATTGCGGGGTCTGGCTTGACTGTGGCGAACACCAATGTGGCACGCACTGGATCGTCGCTTTCGCAGTTGGATGTTTCTACCGTGGCTGGCGCGAACACGGCTTTGGAGTCGATTGATGCTGCCTTGACTCAGATTAACAATACGCGCGCCGAGCTCGGTGCCATGCAAAACCGCTTTGAATCGGTGGTTTCCAATCTGAGCGTGAACAGCGAAAACCTATCTGCATCCAAGAGCCGCATCATGGATGCCGACTTTGCTTCGGAAACCGCCAACCTGAGCCGCTCGCAGATTCTGCAGCAAGCCGGTACCGCCATGGTGGCACAGGCCAACCAGTTGCCCCAGGGCGTGCTGTCCCTGCTGCGTTAA
- the fliF gene encoding flagellar basal-body MS-ring/collar protein FliF, which translates to MSAVAEVPVPNAVPGATYAPRPALAQRWNALDRGQRLRWGALVALVAVGLVAAAVFYRQPDYKLLFSNVSDKDGGAIVAQLTQMNVPYKYSEGGGAILIPADRVHDVRLKLATQGLPKGSVTGFELMENSKFGITQFQERLNFQRGLEGELTRSILALNAVQSARVHLALPNQNGFFREQQKPSASVLLSLHPGRMLDRAQIAGIVHLVASSVPEMEPAAVSVVDDTGKLLSQSPDGNAGGVDMQQFLYTQQVEQQYVRRILDILEPVVGKSNVKAQVSAELDFSQTESTSEQHRPNQSTNGGAVRSQQVMETNGEKTATPPTGVPGATSNQPPQNSTAPINGANPAPQAAGAGQGNAQGNKRESITNYEVDKTVKVTRGSTGTVKRLTAAVVVNAPLAAAAGTDAATAATAAAVSSGLRPLTAQQQEQLLTLVRETVGYSADRGDSVNLVSAPFMDSGAAPAELPMWKDPEIQAMAKSLGVPIALALFGALVLLGLVRPLLKGRNTSPGGQLNAIEAEALDRPALPAPAKDLSPTKEQERLDQARHLAKQNPIAVANIVKTWINGEG; encoded by the coding sequence ATGTCTGCTGTAGCTGAAGTACCTGTCCCCAATGCCGTGCCCGGTGCCACGTATGCGCCCCGCCCTGCGCTTGCGCAGCGCTGGAATGCGCTCGACCGTGGTCAACGTCTTCGCTGGGGCGCGCTGGTGGCCCTGGTCGCTGTAGGTCTGGTTGCGGCGGCGGTGTTCTATCGCCAGCCCGATTACAAGCTTCTGTTCTCCAACGTCAGCGACAAGGATGGCGGTGCCATCGTGGCGCAGCTGACGCAGATGAACGTGCCCTACAAGTACAGCGAGGGCGGCGGCGCCATTCTCATTCCTGCAGACCGTGTGCACGATGTTCGCCTGAAGCTGGCCACGCAAGGCCTGCCAAAGGGCTCGGTGACGGGCTTCGAGCTGATGGAGAACAGCAAGTTCGGCATCACCCAGTTTCAGGAACGCCTCAATTTCCAGCGCGGCCTGGAAGGCGAGCTGACCCGCTCCATCCTCGCGCTCAATGCCGTGCAGAGTGCCCGCGTGCATCTGGCCCTGCCCAATCAGAACGGATTTTTTCGCGAGCAGCAAAAGCCTTCGGCTTCCGTGCTGCTGAGCCTGCATCCGGGTCGCATGCTGGACCGTGCGCAGATCGCAGGCATCGTGCATCTGGTGGCCTCCAGCGTGCCAGAGATGGAACCTGCTGCCGTCAGCGTGGTGGACGACACCGGCAAGCTGCTTTCGCAGTCGCCTGACGGCAACGCCGGCGGCGTGGACATGCAGCAGTTCCTCTACACCCAGCAGGTGGAGCAGCAATATGTGCGCCGCATTCTGGACATTCTCGAGCCCGTGGTCGGCAAGAGCAATGTGAAGGCCCAGGTCTCGGCCGAGCTGGATTTCAGCCAGACCGAGTCCACCTCCGAGCAGCATCGTCCCAATCAGTCCACCAACGGCGGGGCCGTTCGCAGCCAGCAGGTGATGGAAACCAATGGCGAGAAGACGGCCACCCCACCGACCGGCGTGCCTGGCGCGACCAGCAACCAGCCACCGCAGAACTCGACTGCGCCCATCAACGGTGCCAATCCTGCGCCGCAGGCCGCCGGTGCAGGCCAAGGCAACGCCCAGGGCAACAAGCGCGAGTCCATCACCAATTACGAAGTGGACAAGACCGTCAAGGTTACACGCGGCAGCACCGGCACCGTCAAGCGCCTGACGGCTGCGGTGGTGGTCAATGCACCGCTGGCCGCTGCGGCAGGTACCGATGCCGCGACAGCGGCAACGGCAGCCGCCGTCAGCTCCGGCCTGCGTCCCCTGACGGCCCAGCAGCAGGAGCAACTGCTCACGCTGGTGCGTGAGACCGTGGGCTATAGCGCCGACCGAGGCGACTCGGTGAATCTGGTCAGCGCTCCCTTCATGGACAGCGGTGCCGCACCGGCCGAGTTGCCGATGTGGAAGGACCCCGAAATTCAGGCCATGGCCAAGAGCCTGGGCGTGCCGATTGCGCTGGCGCTGTTTGGAGCCCTGGTGCTGCTGGGCCTGGTGCGGCCCTTGCTCAAGGGCCGCAATACCAGCCCCGGCGGGCAGCTCAATGCCATTGAAGCCGAGGCGCTGGACAGACCTGCTCTGCCAGCACCGGCGAAGGATCTGTCGCCGACCAAGGAGCAGGAACGACTGGATCAAGCCCGTCATCTGGCCAAGCAGAACCCGATCGCGGTGGCGAACATCGTGAAGACATGGATTAACGGTGAGGGGTGA
- the fliD gene encoding flagellar filament capping protein FliD: MGISSVGIGSGLEVETIVSQLVALESKPIAALQTKASGINTQISAFSQLKSQISNLQDQVDKLTKPATWLGNTLTSSNSAQVTGTATSSAVQATYDVEVSQMAAGQTIGSGLVASGSTLGPGKLTISMGTYGANGLTPNTKDGKNVSFSVEITAEDDSLAKIAAKINAAKGDVSATVLKDHTGERLVLQSKTTGVNSAFSVEAEGAGLQQFAYNGTDGTMKRSVEAQDTLAKINGIDMASHTNVFEEVAAGVTLTVAQKSAKDAAPVRITIANDTATAKTALKNLVESYNALSNALKTMTAYDKDSKTAGTLQGDSTAVNLQSAMRRLLSGPGGEGGGFTSLSQMGVAFQKDGTLKIDDTKLDKALKDPESMSKFFTADVADANQDGLAVRMKDFTSGLLATGGTFSTKDETLKNALKRNTADQERQTARVTAYEARVRAQYSRLDTQMASLKALDTYVSQQVAAWNKSSS, translated from the coding sequence ATGGGTATCAGTTCAGTCGGTATTGGCAGCGGCCTGGAAGTCGAAACCATTGTTTCGCAACTGGTGGCTCTGGAGTCAAAGCCCATCGCCGCGCTGCAGACCAAGGCCAGCGGAATCAATACCCAGATCTCGGCCTTCAGCCAGCTCAAGTCGCAAATCTCCAATCTGCAGGATCAGGTGGACAAGCTGACCAAGCCTGCGACCTGGCTGGGCAATACGCTGACTTCTTCCAACTCCGCCCAAGTGACAGGCACGGCAACCTCCAGCGCCGTGCAAGCCACTTATGACGTGGAGGTGTCGCAAATGGCGGCGGGCCAGACCATTGGCTCAGGCTTGGTGGCCAGTGGCTCCACTCTGGGACCTGGCAAACTGACCATTTCCATGGGAACCTATGGCGCCAATGGACTGACGCCCAATACCAAGGACGGCAAGAATGTGAGCTTCAGCGTGGAAATCACTGCAGAAGATGACTCTCTGGCCAAGATTGCTGCCAAGATCAATGCCGCCAAGGGCGATGTCAGCGCCACTGTCCTCAAGGACCACACGGGCGAGCGCCTGGTGCTGCAATCCAAGACCACGGGCGTGAACTCTGCCTTCTCGGTAGAGGCCGAAGGCGCCGGGCTGCAACAATTTGCCTACAACGGCACCGACGGGACCATGAAGCGTTCCGTTGAGGCACAGGACACTCTGGCCAAGATCAACGGCATCGACATGGCCTCGCACACCAATGTATTTGAGGAGGTGGCGGCGGGTGTGACGTTGACGGTAGCGCAAAAGTCAGCGAAGGATGCTGCTCCGGTGCGCATCACCATTGCCAATGACACAGCGACGGCCAAGACAGCGCTGAAAAATCTGGTGGAGTCCTATAACGCACTCAGCAACGCCCTGAAAACCATGACCGCCTATGACAAGGACAGCAAGACGGCTGGCACCTTGCAAGGCGATTCGACGGCGGTGAATCTACAGTCCGCTATGCGTCGTTTGCTGTCTGGTCCGGGCGGAGAAGGCGGTGGATTCACCAGCCTGTCGCAGATGGGCGTTGCCTTCCAGAAAGACGGCACGCTCAAGATTGACGACACCAAGCTGGACAAGGCCCTCAAGGACCCGGAGAGCATGTCCAAGTTCTTCACCGCAGACGTTGCGGATGCCAACCAGGACGGCTTGGCAGTGCGCATGAAGGATTTCACGAGCGGTCTGCTGGCCACTGGCGGCACCTTCTCGACCAAGGACGAGACGCTCAAGAATGCCTTGAAGCGCAATACAGCCGATCAGGAACGCCAGACCGCACGTGTGACAGCCTACGAAGCGCGCGTGCGCGCCCAGTATTCACGTCTGGATACGCAAATGGCCAGCCTGAAAGCCCTGGACACCTATGTATCCCAGCAAGTAGCCGCATGGAACAAGTCCAGCAGCTAA
- the motB gene encoding flagellar motor protein MotB, with translation MADKKLQPIIIKRVKKTAHAHHGGAWKIAYADFVTAMMAFFLLMWLLGSTAQGELQGIAAYFNSPLKVAMSGGSGAGNSSSIVPGGGNDLSKVHGQVRRSESEDNANRRSSQAMGRAEESARDAQRLHALKAKVDSMIANNARLNEYRSQIRTEITHDGLMIQIVDDQNRPMFDSGSAVVKPYMRDILREIGAAMGNAENRISLSGHTDAAPYGNADRGYSNWELSADRANASRRELVAAGMPLDKLARVVGMASSDLLLPEEPRAAQNRRITITVLTKEAERRVLGNDKERSMEQVTSAEEAASTINQPKARRAVPSAVDKQSLDAKEEFVVTNPEVATETVEKPDNARPMPGG, from the coding sequence ATGGCTGACAAGAAGCTGCAGCCCATCATCATCAAGCGCGTCAAGAAGACCGCCCATGCCCACCATGGTGGTGCCTGGAAGATTGCCTATGCCGACTTTGTGACAGCGATGATGGCCTTCTTCCTGCTGATGTGGCTGCTGGGCTCGACCGCTCAGGGCGAGCTGCAGGGGATTGCTGCGTATTTCAATTCGCCGCTGAAGGTGGCCATGTCGGGCGGCAGCGGTGCCGGTAACAGCTCCAGCATCGTGCCGGGGGGCGGCAACGACCTGTCCAAGGTGCACGGCCAGGTGCGCCGCTCCGAGTCCGAAGACAATGCCAACCGTCGCTCCAGCCAGGCCATGGGCCGGGCCGAAGAGTCCGCACGCGATGCACAGCGTCTGCATGCGCTCAAGGCCAAGGTGGACAGCATGATTGCCAACAATGCGCGCCTGAACGAGTATCGCTCGCAGATTCGCACGGAGATCACGCATGACGGCCTGATGATTCAGATCGTTGACGACCAGAACCGCCCCATGTTCGATAGCGGCAGTGCCGTGGTCAAGCCCTATATGCGCGATATCCTGCGCGAGATCGGTGCGGCCATGGGCAATGCGGAAAATCGCATCAGTCTCTCGGGCCACACCGATGCTGCGCCTTACGGCAATGCCGATCGAGGCTATAGCAACTGGGAATTATCGGCCGACCGCGCCAACGCATCGCGCCGCGAGCTGGTGGCAGCCGGAATGCCTCTGGACAAGCTGGCGCGCGTGGTCGGCATGGCCAGCAGTGACCTGCTGCTGCCGGAGGAGCCGCGCGCGGCGCAGAATCGCCGCATCACGATTACCGTGCTGACCAAGGAGGCCGAGCGCCGTGTGCTGGGCAATGACAAGGAGCGCAGCATGGAGCAGGTGACCAGTGCCGAGGAGGCAGCCAGCACGATCAATCAACCCAAGGCCCGGCGCGCAGTACCCAGCGCTGTCGACAAGCAGTCTCTGGATGCCAAGGAAGAGTTTGTTGTAACAAACCCTGAAGTTGCCACGGAGACTGTCGAAAAGCCTGACAATGCACGTCCAATGCCGGGAGGTTGA
- a CDS encoding flagellar protein FliT — MEHTLIDFYRAIEESSAKMLQAAQAKDWDGVARYEGTCAVLIEQLRFRSRDEKLAPELRKEKARIMQRILRNDAQIRVLAEPWLASFEHMFDGQPHVMH, encoded by the coding sequence ATGGAGCACACATTGATCGACTTCTACCGCGCCATAGAGGAAAGCAGTGCCAAGATGCTGCAGGCCGCCCAGGCCAAGGACTGGGATGGTGTTGCGCGCTATGAGGGCACTTGTGCCGTGCTGATCGAGCAACTGCGCTTTCGCTCGCGAGATGAAAAGCTGGCGCCCGAACTGCGCAAGGAAAAGGCGCGCATCATGCAGCGCATCTTGCGCAACGACGCCCAGATTCGCGTGCTGGCCGAGCCCTGGCTTGCAAGTTTCGAGCATATGTTCGACGGTCAGCCGCATGTGATGCACTGA